In the genome of Acanthopagrus latus isolate v.2019 chromosome 4, fAcaLat1.1, whole genome shotgun sequence, the window AGCACCGGGCAGGACAGGTGGTGCCAGTCTGAAGTGAAGACGACAGCAACCGTCTCTACTACGAAACACAGCTTTTCTCTGAGGTAAGACCAGCTCACCTGGACTTCCATGTCTTGTCTTACTCTAGTGAGGCATCAGAGCTGTCGTCATTCAGGGTATTTTGGGTGTTTTAAGAAAAGATTACGTCAGAAATTTCTGCAGAGATGGAAGGAAATAATACTAGCATTATTTTCAATGTGAAACACAGCTTCAGAGGCTCAGTTTGTTGTCAAAATAGCTggtaatcagaatcagaattggGTTTTCAGTGGAAAGGGAGCAGATGAAAACGTATTATAATCTGCAGGCTTTTTaaccctgtgtgggagtctGCTTTCAGAGTCGTTAGTAACACTTCTGGGTCGACCTACAATGACCCAGAAGTGGCACTAAGGACTCTGAAactcagcattcacacatgTTCTTAATggctctgtaaggacactcccacacaatgtaaggacactcccatacactgtaaggacactcccacacaatgtaaggacactcccacacaatgtaaggacactcccacataatgtaaggacactcccatacactgtaaggacactcccacacagtttaaaagtctgcagctcccctccagtttgtcagaactgaagaagcctcttggattaGATGTGAAACGTCTTCAAAAAACTGTCCAGTTgtctatgatacagcactttaAAAATACcacgacctggatgactgagaaccctCAACATCATATTGTAATCTGATGAGTCTCCATCATTTTCAGTCCCCAGATGGCAGGGGGATGAGgagtgggaggtggagggggcaTCAATATATTCATgagtgacagaaacacattgGACCTTCTTCCTCTCAGGGACTCGGGCTGCTGCTGGGTGTCTAATGTCAACGGGAAAACCAACTGGATGTCTGACGCAGAGCTGAACCTGGGAACTCGATCCGACTCGCACACCCTCAACAGCTGTCCAGTGACCGCCACCGTGTCGTCTCTACGGTGCAAACGTTTTCCTATCTAACACATTCgaacatgaaaatgtgaagtTCCACTGTGTTAATCTGATACatttagtaactagttactttgcagattcagattgtTCAGCATTTATTGGCTACTAATTGTGAcgtgtaaccaatcagattATATTGTGGACGGGACGTTGCATCATATATTAACATGTACGAAGTTTCTATTAAACTTACAGCAGATGCATGAacttaaatgtttatatttaattcagatatttgtgtgtttccatgcagGGTCCCTCAGAACTGTTTCTCCAGACTTCGTCTTCTGGCACATGATCCAGACGGAGATCTTGTCAGATGCAAGTTTACGTCAGAAGCTTCCGTTTCCCCAAACTTTGCTCTGGATGAGGTAACCTATTACTATTTGTATAAAACACATAACAACAGATCATCCATTCCACACCAAGCAGTCAAGCACATTCACAGTGTGTCTCCACCTTCCCTAAGATGTGTGTCTTTGCATTTAACAGATGGTTTATTAACATTCAGAAATGTACACTGATAATAACTATTGATGTTAAGAAATAAGATCAATATCCAAAGTGTTTTAATCGTCTCCTGTCCCCTCAGGCTGCGTGCACACTGACCAGCACGGGTCAAGTCGGTGTCGGCGTCCACGTGTTTGAGGTGACGCTGCAGGACTTTCCAAAGCAAAACATCACCGTGACGTACGCAGATGGAACGACAGAATCGGACATGACGGCGTCACCTCTGTGCAAAGTGAAGCTGCAGTTCTCAGTGGAGGGTGAGTCACTCCAACACCTCAGACAATCGTCAGAGAGACAGGAGATCACGCTGCTCTTCACAGAGTCCAACCTTCCTCACAGTGTTACAAGATGTTATTTTAACAGAATGTGGATGTAATTTCATGAGGAAAAATGTCATAAAGTTATGATAACAAAGTTGCAATACAAGCAAAAACAAGTTTGATATTAGGTCGTTTGAAAGCGATAACAGTCGATAAAGTCAAAATCTTTCCCtcaaaatattatatttatcttctatgatgtcatcactttttccccccaaaatttCTGCTTCATTCTCGTAAAACTCTGACTTTTTCCCCTCCAAGAGCTCCACATTGTAAGATATTACAGCTTattacatgacatcatcagctttgcaaaaaaataagataagattCATCTGAATTGTATTTCATTATCAATAAAATACGTGACAATGATGACAATATCATCAGGACATTTGATTGCATTAttgggtttattacattttctgtcagtaTACACACTTTACAGTGTCATCGTGTGCGACGTGTCTTGATAATGTTTCGCGTCTGTGTTTCAGTCCTTCCTGCGATACCAAAATGTGAGGCGGGTCACGTGCAGCCCATGTTCCTGTCGACGACTCCTTCACATGGCGATGTCCTTTATGCCACCGTGGGCCAGAACTTCCTGCTGAAGGCCGAGGCGCAGGCGCAACACTCCAGGTAGTCACCGATCAAACTGTTTGACCGTGCCAATGACTCAGCTAAAGAAACATCCTTGAGTGAAATATAAGTGTAATCATTTCATGTTCTCCCTGAAGCATTCACGACTTCCAGGTCAGCGGCCCCGACAACATGACCAAAGTGTTCAGAGACGAGGAGAACGGGAAGGCTGAAGTGACTCTGAGCTGGACTCCTCAGCAGGAAGACCTGTACAGATTTGTCCCGGTCTGCTTCACTGCAGAGACGAATGAAACGTGAGCGGTTTTATGAACAGCTGCAGGAAGAAGTGTGTGTTACAATATATCCTGCTTACAGCTATTAGAAGCCTTGATCGATTCATTTCAGAGATTTGGTCTCTGCAGCACTTCAATACATGAACACTGTAACATCACATCTCATctcaacagaaaaatgtgtgctCTGTTAAAGTTTGATATTCAAGATGAATAGGCTACATGTGTTGTAAACAGTTGTTATCATACACTTTATAACCACATTAgacattgtgattattattactgttttatctgttttgcattttgctgtgaaacctgttttttgtttttgttctgtcattcagccaatcagataTGAGGTGTGTTGTCGTCCTGGTGACCCAAGCGTCTCTCATTCAAGGTTTGTGAATCGACGAGATAcctgttttaaataaacatgtttctaCAGTCGAAACTGTGAACTCATCTGGCCGTGCGAATACTTTCTCCAAGGAGGAAATGCAGACGCAGAGTTGTTTTAGCTAAAGCTGCTTGTTGCTCTTTATCGAAAAGTCCAGTTTGTACAATTTGTTGTTTGACCAGAAATCGTATTTGAGTTTGACTAAAAGTATCCGGTAACAAATTTACTTCACTAACAAAAGTACGAGCagattatatataaatgtacatgtatgttgTTTATATACTTTATGAAATAGGTAGACCAATTACCTGCattgtcatttttctgattattagattttttattaattaaaataaaatgaaaaaatcagaCTGCTGATAagataaatatatttcaatttGCCACTTTGCcactgatgcagcatgtaatctgtaaagtaactcTAAAGTTATATATAAAGAAGTATATTAAGTAGCAGGAAATTAAATACTCatgtaaagtacctcaaaggtacttagttactttccgTCACTGATTGCAGGTGTAAATGAACGCAGAACATCTGAATCTGAAAGTAGTTTTACTTTCTGCCCAGCTGAACGATTGTTTTCGGGGATAATAAACCAGATGGAAGCTTCATGTTGGAGCCACATCACAGTCTGTGAGTTACAGTCTGATGTGGATGAAGAAGCTCATATGAAATGTGATTCACAGGCAAAGCCATTGTTGAGTGCTCCCCCAACAAGATGGTGGTGTCCCTGGAGAAAGCCTCCATGCCCGACATCGACAAGAACTTCCTCCGGCTGAGAGACGAGTCGTGCTCTCTCACCTCCAACAGCACTCACATCACCGGCAGCATGTCGTTCAGCACCTGCGGCACCAAGTTCGAGGTGTGGAGGAACATTTACATCTTACATCTGAATGAGATTTCACTGGTGGTTACTGTGATACCTGCAGCGTGTTTTACACCACTGTTATTGTCTCCAACACAGGATAAAGGCGACTTCATCGTTTTCAACAATGAGATCAACTCCTTTGAGCTGCCCAACGAGGTTATCGTCCGTCGAAAGACTGTGAAGATCGGTTTCTCTTGCCAGTTTCCCAAAACCATCAGCATCTCCAGTTACTACACCCTCAAAAagtctgaatacattttcaccGAGTCCAGCTTCGGCAGCTTTGGCTACTCTTTTGAGATATACAGAGACAGCAACTTTACCAACAGGGTGGAGGCCAGCGCCTATCCAGTGCAGGTGAAGCTGATGGAACCACTTTACATCGGAATTCAAGCTCAGTCCGACCTGCCAGATGTGAAACTGTTTGTGGAGTCGTGCAAAGGAACTCCTGATGACAACCCTGAAAACGCCCTCTCCTACGACCTCATCCGCAACGGGTGAGTGCTCGTGAACGAGTTAATCTGTAAGAGGATCAGATATTGTCTTTCGTTCACGGCTCCTTCAtcggtatgtgtgtgttacaattCATGTCTCTGGCAGGTGTATCCAGGACGAGACACTTAAAGTCCACACATCCACCAACGATTCGTTCAACTTCGAGGTTCAAGCCTTCAAATTTACTGGAAACTTTGACCAGGTGATAAAAAAGTCAATATTAAATCACATTAAACTTAAATTGAAACATTATTCAGGCAGGTGGGACCTTTTAATCTTTGGATATTTCCACTTGTGTCAgtgactgctgcagtgtgaagtgTTTGTTCTGGCTCGAACACACGCACATGATAAATAACAGAATCCTATTTGATCCACTTCCTCATGTCTGATAAATCTGATGTCTAACGTTGTTCCTGGTTAGAAGGAAACCTCAGGCTTGGTTTgaaaacactgtctgtgtgacGGTGTCTGGTTATAAAGTGCAGGTTGTTTAattcaacatgaaaataaaaacattttcacaggaTATCCTCTGAACTAAAAGCCTCTCACCTGCCGCCTCACAGGTGTACATCACCTGCTCCGTCATCCTGTGTGAGCCCGGCAGTCCCTTCTCCAGATGTGCTCAGGGCTGCCTGAAGACCGCATCCAGACGCAAGAGAGACCTGAGCAAAGAGACCGGCAGCCATTACATCATCCAGGGTCCTCTGCAGGTCGTCGGGCAGGACGTCCCCGATGCAGCCGTGGACAATCACCTGAAGGATGTGATCAGCGACAACGAGACGCCCAGAGAAGGTTCATATCTGATCTATAAATCTATTCATCtatctgcatgtctgtctgtcaataaaacatctgtactgttgtgtttcagtgattCCTCCAGAAGTTCCTTCCGATATCGAACCAAGCGGAGGAAGTAGGAGATTCAAGGAGATCCTCAGCACCAACATCAGCACCGTGGTGTTCGCCGTCGGCTTCTTGGTCTCGCTGGTGTTGATGGCTGTGCTCGTTCGTTACTTCAGCAGGAAGAGAAGAGCCGAAGACCGCAATGCTCTTATCGTCTCTGGCTGGGACAACTAGACCCAGATAATCTCAACTGATCTCAGACATCTtgcatgttattttttattatgtcAAAGGATGTTTTCACAGTTATTAAAAGCCTGTCTTCTAAACGATACTCTCGTGGCGgcacagtgaaatgttttttctttctctgctgcaaAAACATATTCCAAAGTTTATCTCTGATCAGCTTCAGATAAACTTTGGAAGATAGTTTAGTGCAGAAGGAGGACTGTTGTATCAACTCTCaggaaaagttcaccccaaaaaatgaaaagtttcgCAGTCCACTAAacaattctggagcttcacagaaaaacagtgtcacagaattctgctaaacaactgaagcagctggagacttgatttaaaacagagaaacaaccaaagaaacatcagcTGATTCCTTAAAACTAGAATTTAGCTAAAAGCGTTGGCGTGCACAAACCCGACTGTGCACTGAGgatgtaaataacgtctttctTAACTCAGTTtagatctcagggcttctggagacttggatcacaGTGGACGAGCTGTATGAAGCTATTTATTTGgttcattttaaatcaagtctccagctgctttaattgtttagcagaatgctgcaactctgttttactgtgaagctccagaaatgttttgtggacgacgacgtttcacctgactttccatcaagatggagatttttttgggtgaaataataaaaataatcttaacAATCTTCAGATGAAGCATTTTGTTTCATAGTGAAAGTGTTTACATTGCAGCTCAAAGTTCACCCAACCGGTTTGAGACGAGTGATGGAATCAcctgctgcaaaaacaaaatccactCCGTCTGGTTGCGCAGGATGTTTTCGATGCTTCTGTCTCGTGCAGGTTCCTTCATTCAGGTCACAGTGTGCAGCAGAAGAGTTAAAATCATAGAAGAAAAatgagcattttattttgttttatacacCAGTTATGATTacacattgtttacatttttaatccaCAGCCAACAAACATCTGTTCTCTTCATGTGTATCTTTAATATGTGTCGCAGTTAGACGTGCAGTTCTGCTGAGGAATATATGTAATGGTGAAATAATATGATTGTgggatttgatttttttttttttaattaaatggtaaatgtgCAATATATCTACTTCCCATCTGAAGTCTTTATCACGTAATAAACACAgcctggtgtgtttgtgtctgtgtggtttgttttgtgagttCAGTGAATTGTTAGAATTACTGGACAGAATGAAGAATCTCAGCTCATGAGATTATTAATCTGCACTGATTACCAGGAGCTGCAGACCTGGAGAAGACGGTTACACGAGGAAGTTGTCTAACCGAACTGGACTCGACTGAAGGCACCGATGTAAAATCATTTCTTAGCCCAGAAATCGTAACATGTGAcgtgtttgtcagcaagcttccATCtgaaagtctaactggatgTTGCCTACGTACGCTAACTTAACATCACATGCAAAAATGATGCCACAGGGTGAAGCttagtttgaagcttaaggcgACAAGTTTGCTGTGTTTGACGATCGGGAGTGAGAACGCGTCGGTTCGGTAGTTTTCTAAAGTAACGACATAACCAAAGGAAGAAGTCTTTACTTATTTTGGACAGATTAGCGCCATCATGTGGCCATTTACAGACCACTTTCACTTACAGGTGtagaaacaaacatacagattttttttttttcgggatGTCCTTCATGAAACGTGAACAGTATCTATCCATGAAGGTCAATTACTCTCATACATTTATAACCcagcacacatcacacacacaccacacagcagACATTCGACTGACAgacaattgttttttaaatccctCCGTGATCATCACCATCATAGAGGCATGTAGAcacctgtagtttctgggctgtcttcctcaaagatATCGGCGTGTAGTAggttgataaaaaattctgcggaggcaaggctgggtggaatgatagagcaatctttattaaaacagacttgagcctagcatccgagcagagtgtggccacacatctgatgttctccaatctagggcaaagtaatgccaaacgtttttgcccttcttgccctatcagaactcctacgccttcgctcttaggaattctaccaagtgccacccctcGTCTCTACTCGTGggacccttcttaaagtcccttgggcagTACTTGCTTACTCCTAATTGGTtactgtggtgggttgaaggtccatctcccataaatgaccaaatctgttactgtcacctagatgagccctctatccttttctggagatgtatgtatttagatatcatcctccatctgacacagcagtcaggctccaattcagttcctatagtggccttgtcccctgctaacctttgacccacacagctgaatgctgactccaaggtctcttggagctgtgagccccgtattgtctgcaactcacacaaggaggaacaggttaaatttaaactgagttgaattaaaggccagaatgtgttgccgtcCAGACACCTCACACCCAGGGCCAAACGTACAGACCAAAGTGTCATTTCCATGAACATGTAGAAATCCACACAGGGTGAGAATGTGCGTACTGGTGCACGTCTGTAACATCATGCACGCTGTCTTTTCAGTCTGATTAGTGTGATGATACaagttgaaaagaaaagtgtgaaataatTTTATTCAGGGCTGTTTTTGATGCTAAATTGTGTTCAGATTACATctatagttaaaaaaaatgaataaacatcacTATGATCTCACAGTGGTgcattgttttccctctctcctgtaaatatgtttgtattATTGTAATTTTAATGAGAATAATCTTTGTATAAATAAAGATGTTCAGTCTTTCAATCCTCCACTGTGAAGTTTTTtctactgtgtttttttttacaagagtTATACGatgttaaattaaattcttCCCAGGTTTGCCTgctggctgtgtgtctgtgtcggTGTGTATCCGTGACCTTGTTGTACAACATGTTAATTAAagtattgttattgttatcatcGTCATCGTCCTGTTgcttctgtttacattcacctcgatgcaaatgcaaaaaaaaaaatgcactatGTTCATATAAATGTGTACATAAATAACCATATATGTTCAGCGTTTGTGTATCATGAACTAGTTTAGTTAAGTTTAATTTCGTAACATAATTCTGTCTTGAAtgagaacaaagacaaattgTTCTTCCAGTGTTTGCTGCCTtattaagtgtgtttgtgtcttacTGTCACACCCTGGTAACTAGGCGGACACACCCAGCGGTCACGATCCCGGCAGCTGAACTCGCAATTAGGTAAATCAAAAAAATAGCTGCCGATCAGCCGCAGTGGTTTTCAGTCATGGTTGAGAAGCTGTCACTGTTCCCACATCTTACTGACATCTTCCAGTAAATCAGCATCACATCTGGCATTCTTACTTGTCACATTCTTGTCACGTGAGGATGTAAGTTCTGGTAAACCGTTCGTGTTTGAAGGCAGGCAGTGCAAGTTGATGGTGATCTAGAGATACGAGATAAGCACATCTATGAGGAAATGAATTATTATCTACAGTCATACCtttgttggaggaggaggaatttaCTGGGGTTACTGACAAGTTTGATGAGGAGTAATTTTCCAGAAACCGagtacacaaaacacacacagtccagcagctgtAGAGCGCACAGATGGACATCCTTGACCTCCGAGTGATCCACAGCAGCGTTAACGTCATCGTCCCTGTTGAAATGACGACGAGTGACCTACCTCAACCTGAGGAAGAGGTAGAAGTCTGAACGGGTCGGAAGGACCTGAAACAGAAATGCCACATGAGTTATTAACCTCAACTTTTCAAGTTTAACTGCAAATGTGGAGCTGTGTTACTCATTTCCATGAACTTACCTGTCATGTATTACAGATCTTTATCATTACagctggtttgcagaaatgtgtccCGCTGTACCTGTTCGTCTGATAGTTCTGCAGAATGGTGCTGATCGTGCTCACAGAGCTGGAGTGGGTCCATCATAAGTGACTTTGAGGAAGAGTCACTACATCAGCATTGATCACCATCAGTGTACTCATTCCATCAGTTTaaggaaataaaatgcagtGTATGTGATATGTAAAGTGGTCAAAGGCGTCAACACACACTAAATCATCCTTCATGCTTTGTTGTTCGTCActgtgttttgatattttgcagCCGAGTCAGACTTAAAGTGAGTAACTGAACATCAGCCTTCAGGGAATGGAAACAAGCATtcagagggacaaaaaaaactaaaatgtgtttcaattCAAATTACGTGCAGCTGTTAAACGACGGTATCACGCTACCAAATGCAAAATACTCAGTGAATCATTGTGATTAAAACTACAGCTGAAGTATTCCATTACTGCATGAGATATAGAGTAAAAATCATAGTGTGAGTTGTGAGGATGGAGGGGTAAGAAACATTTTGAACCCAAAACATTAGTTGCTCGAGGCGAGTTGGAGAACAGTTCTGCGCTGCCAAGATCTGCGTGGTCAGATTTATTGACGgcatcatttcctgtctgtcagcaccTGTGAGACTGAGGTGTTGCAAAGTGAAAAGCATGCAGAAAAACAGGAATCTCACATCActgtgagacaaaaaaacagtgttcaggcttgcaaataaaacaaattctggCTGTGAAAATATATCATCCAATTACATTCACTGCTGATGAAGTTGTGACCTTTCACACAcgtgcaaaaacaaaaagatttttttgtgtgggaGAGCAGGCGGTTATCATGACACTGGGTTTCATTCCTGAGTTTGGCCGACAGCTACGGCTGCTACAGAAAATCCCTTCTTCCTTCTGCGGATGATTGATATGAAGGAAAGTACAGCACATTTATCATATTTCATCACTGATATTAAGTCTCTCAAGCACTCAGTTTGCCATAATGAACTAATGAACAAAGCTTTGTTTTGGATTTCTGACCTGCTGAAAAACTGATTATCTGAAATAAAGCTGCAATTGTTCCTGTTTCTGTAATCAAAGTCACAACCGGATATCACGGCCTGGTCGagagtcagtgtttgtggtCTGTGGTTGTTATTTGTCTCCTGGAAGTGGTTTTGTATCTCTTGTTTGGAggttttgtgtcattgtgcaGGTATTTTactgtcattgtggaggtttgtgtCTCATAaatttttatgtcacattttacttcttattttgtgtcattgtgcaGATTTTCTAGTGATATAGAAAACAAGAAGCAGTAAACTCTAATAAAAACAGGCTTGTTCTATCACTGCATCACTGGGTCACGTGGaagttgttgaaaaaaaaaaaccattaacttattaaaatattttttcaaaatgccACAATAGCAATTAACATAAGTGTGCAACGTGAaatcagtttagtttttttttctgttattataATTTTCACTGATATCTTGAAGTCAGCATaaagaaacattgtttttgtataaatcaaacaaacaacagagtaatttattgattttattgatcGATGGTCTCTTAATTCAGAGCTTTCCAGGAGATTGCAGGCTAACGATACTTTAATTAACATGTTGTACAACAAGGTCAtggatacacacagacacacagccagcAGGCAAACCTGGGAAGAATTTTAtctaaagggatagtttgtgtttttcaaggtTCAAGATGTGAATCTGCACTGTCCAAATAATGCTGAAATTACTATTACACATCTATGAATgattgttgtgatgttgtgtttaataaataaggaaaactgaaaactgctCAGGCTC includes:
- the LOC119018250 gene encoding uncharacterized protein LOC119018250 codes for the protein MEAGATLLLLLLSLLSPASTLSFYGDGISFTPLKKQSDGTIKVTLHHRLNGRSDCSRQSSLSCEAGVCTSFNRSSVLDTDEDSTGQDRWCQSEVKTTATVSTTKHSFSLRDSGCCWVSNVNGKTNWMSDAELNLGTRSDSHTLNSCPVTATVSSLRVPQNCFSRLRLLAHDPDGDLVRCKFTSEASVSPNFALDEAACTLTSTGQVGVGVHVFEVTLQDFPKQNITVTYADGTTESDMTASPLCKVKLQFSVEVLPAIPKCEAGHVQPMFLSTTPSHGDVLYATVGQNFLLKAEAQAQHSSIHDFQVSGPDNMTKVFRDEENGKAEVTLSWTPQQEDLYRFVPVCFTAETNETQSDMRCVVVLVTQASLIQGKAIVECSPNKMVVSLEKASMPDIDKNFLRLRDESCSLTSNSTHITGSMSFSTCGTKFEDKGDFIVFNNEINSFELPNEVIVRRKTVKIGFSCQFPKTISISSYYTLKKSEYIFTESSFGSFGYSFEIYRDSNFTNRVEASAYPVQVKLMEPLYIGIQAQSDLPDVKLFVESCKGTPDDNPENALSYDLIRNGCIQDETLKVHTSTNDSFNFEVQAFKFTGNFDQVYITCSVILCEPGSPFSRCAQGCLKTASRRKRDLSKETGSHYIIQGPLQVVGQDVPDAAVDNHLKDVISDNETPREVIPPEVPSDIEPSGGSRRFKEILSTNISTVVFAVGFLVSLVLMAVLVRYFSRKRRAEDRNALIVSGWDN